In the genome of Prosthecobacter dejongeii, one region contains:
- a CDS encoding GDSL-type esterase/lipase family protein — MKPALLLSLLLATSCLLAQESTPRPDPQRFAKEITAFAEKPADKGGIVFTGSSSIRLWKTLQKDFPGLPVLNRGFGGSVANDLIVHFDTVVARHEPKLVVTYTGSNDINAKLTPQEALADYTRFLDLVHTRLPQTRVIVTSVKIGEKRLAQMPQVHELNRLLQAWIQGKDWVRYVDTTSYLADEKGHPIRKYYVKDLLHLSPEGYAMWTKLLTPVLKEEWAKVNEKKS, encoded by the coding sequence ATGAAGCCCGCCCTCCTCCTCAGCCTGCTCCTGGCCACGTCCTGCCTACTTGCGCAGGAATCCACACCGCGCCCAGACCCTCAACGTTTCGCCAAAGAAATCACTGCTTTTGCCGAGAAACCTGCTGACAAGGGCGGCATCGTCTTCACGGGCAGTTCCAGCATTCGTTTGTGGAAAACTCTCCAAAAGGACTTCCCAGGCCTGCCGGTCCTGAATCGTGGTTTTGGTGGCAGTGTGGCCAATGATCTCATCGTCCACTTCGATACCGTCGTCGCACGGCATGAGCCAAAGCTGGTGGTCACCTATACGGGCAGCAATGACATCAATGCGAAACTGACCCCGCAGGAGGCCCTAGCTGACTACACACGTTTTCTTGACCTTGTGCACACACGGTTACCCCAGACCCGCGTGATCGTGACCTCGGTCAAAATTGGAGAAAAACGCCTCGCTCAGATGCCCCAAGTGCATGAGCTCAACCGCCTGTTGCAAGCCTGGATCCAGGGCAAAGACTGGGTGCGGTATGTGGACACCACCAGCTACCTAGCCGATGAAAAAGGCCACCCCATTCGCAAATACTATGTGAAGGATCTGCTGCATCTTAGCCCTGAAGGCTATGCCATGTGGACAAAACTCCTCACTCCCGTGTTGAAGGAAGAATGGGCGAAGGTGAACGAGAAGAAATCCTGA